One genomic window of Gossypium hirsutum isolate 1008001.06 chromosome D11, Gossypium_hirsutum_v2.1, whole genome shotgun sequence includes the following:
- the LOC107961858 gene encoding uncharacterized protein, whose protein sequence is MNDIDDISADLILLESQWKGLVNTLEKLQCEGGSSSVSLLALQCRKMQELSSSIQSGIRTRFDVLRYKEIEIGNRLKDLELRENELGKRSKFKLDEVLIGEGSSLLGLKFIVSDDGERLLMFLNAHENEHGKLADEVYNVLKMSNNPGKLVWQAVKRVFMEQRNVGVETNVERRSCLVLLEALMRARPGIKKGVQKQAIFAAKAWKIKKGMQGEDDMEILLFLMLVGAFGLLGQFKSNEIRSLFKRVAQHKQASLLGHSLGLFEKAAPDSCILHSQVKMEQLGEVSNVMSEAIDDTKINSSSPSSADLRFIASTDADRLLMFLTEHENDDRIGNDVYNALKTSGKPAKLVLNVVKAGISERANIGVQRGVVKNSCVILLEQLMRLRPVISQKLRKKAVGVAQQWKGNIKDNGIYDKEILVFLMLVGAYGLTSEFNIKEIESLFKSVSLHKQAPILSPILGFVDQTFVRDIYHSQVKIEQSEADNFQLDSSIPSEPKFEQHIDSSSTRSWPELKFLSINMNARGLTLFLSERVEDHNLMRGEISNALLLALEPAKLVLDASSFFYRSKSGDGFKGIALSNARKSCILLLEQLVTCSVQIEPHVNEEALKLAVEWKGRMDEKYPQGVMAYGFLQFIITYRLKSSYNVDELLFLLVTGSEYRQSPDLCLALGLADKASILIETLINKNLRLEAITYICAFDLADKFPPALLLNAHLKYSKMRKYRKGKKSNMKLNETIDQEIAIMRRVIRCIADHKLESLYPPQDLENYILHLERQKELGNDTAQREKQKAEKKKDLPVPLTKAKMQQDGELNRPCINMSAEAAPSLFAGAGGNLHLKPSPLEQPIRPIADQSVPCSLSVSAAFCGDTSSFNWQYGCEIGDPWSLEHFTSTRAVDKAAPESSIHHAQVMIDQCQSDNFHSDAFVPSEAKFKHYTTCSSTSYGVDLQSYSTSMDAMGLILFLCKHVEDHNFMRCEISDALQLAPDPARLVLDAISTFNIPESSNTHEKKWNGSNSGNLCHVRKSCILLLEQLRTFPFQIDPHVNEEVLKLAFDWKERALKGVVAYGFLQLIVTYSLIFAYEADELFGLLVIASEYHQSPALCLALGLTDKIHVLIETLVKKNLRLEAIGYICALDLVDKFPPAQILKAHLEYLMQSVHQEAQKSHWKPRQIRDKKKGAVGKVIGCIADHKLEKLFPRKKLENYIRHLEKQNADANVAARKEKQKTGRKKTPKAPSANTKPQHESGTKLPSPTTSSTTGSTTKLSPLQLLETFFADQAVSHGLRDSATFSATSNLVSDNQQTDVAAINDDGNSD, encoded by the exons ATGAATGATATTGATGATATCTCAGCTGATTTGATCCTGTTAGAATCCCAATGGAAAGGCCTAGTAAACACCCTCGAAAAGCTCCAGTGTGAGGGTGGTTCTTCTTCAGTCTCTTTACTTGCTCTTCAATGCCGAAAGATGCAGGAACTTTCCAGCTCAATCCAAAGTGGAATCCGAACACGTTTCGATGTGCTTCGGTACAAAGAAATTGAGATAGGGAATAGACTCAAAGATCTTGAATTGAGAGAAAATGAATTGGGTAAGCGTTCAAAGTTTAAACTTGACGAGGTGTTGATCGGAGAAGGTTCTTCTTTACTGGGTTTGAAGTTTATTGTCAGTGATGATGGGGAAAGGTTGTTGATGTTCTTGAATGCGCATGAAAATGAACACGGAAAGCTTGCCGATGAGGTTTATAATGTACTTAAAATGTCTAATAATCCTGGAAAATTGGTTTGGCAGGCTGTTAAAAGGGTTTTCATGGAGCAAAGAAATGTTGGGGTTGAGACAAATGTGGAAAGAAGAAGTTGTCTGGTTTTGTTGGAGGCCTTGATGAGAGCTAGGCCCGGGATTAAAAAAGGAGTTCAAAAACAAGCAATTTTTGCGGCAAAAGCATGGAAGATAAAGAAGGGGATGCAGGGCGAGGATGATATGGAGATTTTATTGTTTTTGATGCTTGTGGGTGCTTTTGGATTGCTTGGTCAATTTAAATCCAACGAAATTAGGAGTCTTTTTAAGAGGGTTGCACAGCATAAGCAAGCTTCCTTGTTGGGTCATAGTCTTGGACTTTTTGAGAAGGCTGCCCCTG ATAGCTGCATCCTCCATTCCCAAGTAAAGATGGAGCAATTGGGTGAGGTTTCAAATGTGATGTCTGAGGCAATAGATGATACAAAGATCaattcttcttctccatcttctgCTGATTTAAGATTTATTGCAAGTACAGATGCTGATAGATTGTTGATGTTTTTAACTGAGCATGAGAATGATGACAGGATTGGTAATGATGTTTACAATGCACTGAAAACGTCAGGGAAGCCAGCAAAATTGGTTTTGAATGTAGTTAAAGCTGGAATCTCAGAGAGGGCAAATATAGGAGTTCAAAGAGGGGTGGTCAAGAACAGTTGTGTAATTCTGTTGGAGCAGTTGATGAGATTGAGGCCAGTGATTAGTCAGAAATTGAGGAAAAAAGCTGTGGGAGTAGCGCAACAATGGAAAGGAAATATAAAAGATAATGGCATTTATGATAAAGAGATTTTGGTCTTTCTGATGCTTGTGGGTGCTTATGGATTGACTAGTGAATTTAATATCAAAGAAATTGAGAGTCTGTTTAAGAGTGTTTCTCTGCATAAACAGGCTCCTATATTGAGTCCTATCCTTGGTTTCGTTGACCAAACCTTTG TGAGAGATATCTATCATTCTCAAGTGAAGATTGAGCAATCTGAAGCAGACAATTTTCAACTGGATAGCTCCATTCCTTCTGAACCAAAGTTTGAGCAGCATATTGATTCTTCATCTACTAGGTCTTGGCCTGAGCTAAAGTTTCTTAGTATCAATATGAACGCAAGAGGTTTAACGCTATTTCTGTCTGAGCGTGTGGAAGATCATAATCTAATGCGAGGCGAAATTTCCAATGCACTTCTATTGGCCCTGGAACCTGCAAAATTAGTATTGGATGCATCATCATTTTTTTATCGTTCAAAGTCAGGGGATGGGTTTAAGGGAATAGCCTTATCCAATGCAAGAAAGAGTTGTATTCTTTTGTTGGAGCAGTTAGTGACATGTTCAGTCCAGATCGAACCCCATGTGAATGAAGAAGCTCTTAAGCTAGCGGTTGAGTGGAAAGGAAGAATGGATGAGAAGTACCCACAAGGTGTGATGGCATATGGTTTCTTGCAGTTTATAATCACGTACCGGTTGAAGTCTTCTTATAACGTTGATGAACTCCTTTTTCTTTTGGTAACTGGAAGTGAGTATAGACAGTCTCCTGATCTGTGTCTGGCTCTTGGTTTGGCTGATAAGGCATCGA TCCTTATCGAGACCCTTATAAATAAGAATCTACGGCTTGAGGCTATTACATATATTTGTGCTTTCGATCTTGCTGACAAGTTCCCTCCTGCACTCCTTCTGAATGCCCACTTGAAGTATTCGAAGATGAGAAAATACCGGAAGGgcaaaaaatcaaatatgaaactG AATGAGACCATAGACCAAGAAATTGCGATTATGAGAAGAGTCATTAGATGCATTGCAGATCACAAGCTTGAATCTCTATACCCTCCTCAGGATCTTGAAAACTATATCCTGCATCTGGAAAGGCAGAAAGAACTGGGGAATGATACAGCACAAAGAGAAAAGCAGAAAGCAGAGAAGAAAAAGGATTTGCCAGTCCCTTTAACCAAAGCTAAAATGCAGCAGGACGGTGAACTTAATCGGCCCTGCATCAATATGTCAGCTGAGGCTGCACCAAGCCTTTTTGCTGGTGCTGGTGGCAATCTTCACTTAAAACCATCACCGCTTGAGCAACCAATTCGCCCGATTGCTGATCAATCTGTGCCTTGTAGTTTGTCGGTCTCTGCTGCTTTTTGTGGAGACACaagctcatttaattggcaatATGGGTGTGAAATCGGTGATCCCTGGAGCTTGGAGCATTTCACTTCAACTAGAGCAGTCGACAAGGCTGCCCCTG AAAGCAGTATCCATCATGCTCAAGTAATGATTGACCAATGTCAATCAGACAATTTTCATTCAGATGCCTTTGTTCCTTCTGAAGCAAAGTTTAAGCATTATACCACTTGTTCATCTACTAGTTATGGGGTTGACCTACAATCTTATAGCACCAGTATGGATGCAATGGGTTTAATATTGTTTCTATGCAAGCATGTGGAAGATCACAATTTTATGCGCTGTGAAATTTCTGACGCTCTTCAATTGGCCCCTGATCCTGCTAGACTTGTTTTGGATGCAATATCAACCTTTAATATACCAGAGTCATCGAATACTCACGAAAAGAAGTGGAATGGGTCTAATTCTGGAAACTTATGCCATGTGAGAAAAAGTTGCATTCTTTTGTTGGAGCAGTTAAGGACATTTCCATTCCAGATTGATCCCCATGTAAACGAAGAAGTTTTGAAGCTGGCTTTCGATTGGAAAGAAAGAGCACTGAAAGGTGTGGTGGCCTATGGTTTCTTGCAGCTGATAGTCACCTACTCTTTGATCTTTGCTTACGAAGCGGATGAGCTTTTTGGTCTTTTGGTAATAGCAAGCGAGTATCATCAGTCTCCTGCTTTGTGCCTGGCTCTTGGTTTGACAGATAAGATCCATG TTTTGATCGAAACACTTGTAAAGAAAAACCTACGGCTCGAGGCTATTGGATACATATGTGCATTAGATCTTGTTGACAAGTTCCCACCTGCACAGATTCTGAAAGCTCACTTGGAATATTTGATGCAGAGTGTGCATCAAGAGGCCCAAAAATCACATTGGAAACCA CGTCAAATTAGAGATAAAAAAAAAGGTGCGGTGGGAAAAGTCATCGGATGCATTGCTGATCACAAGCTCGAAAAACTATTCCCGCGGAAAAAACTGGAAAACTACATTAGGCACCTGGAAAAGCAGAACGCGGATGCAAATGTTGCTGCACGAAAGGAGAAGCAGAAAACAGGCCGGAAGAAAACACCGAAAGCCCCATCTGCAAATACGAAGCCACAACATGAGTCTGGAACTAAGCTACCCTCCCCGACCACCAGTTCTACTACTGGTTCCACTACTAAACTGTCACCTCTGCAGCTACTCGAAACCTTCTTTGCAGATCAAGCCGTATCGCATGGGTTACGGGACTCTGCTACTTTCTCCGCAACCTCAAACCTAGTAAGTGATAATCAGCAAACGGATGTGGCCGCCATTAACGATGATGGGAACTCTGACTAG
- the LOC121223110 gene encoding trafficking protein particle complex subunit 6B has translation MGREVSESCIDSLLIEMVSTYCNRFYANKPELAARRIEAIGYQVGHQLSERYTMERPRFSDHLEAIKFICKDFWSELFKKQIDNLKTNHRGTFVLQDNRFRWLTRMSIDQSPENGASEEPSIMADEKAVESMHLYFPCGIIRGALSNLGIPCAVSADISNLPACSFVIRIKA, from the exons ATGGGGAGAGAAGTATCAGAAAGCTGCATTGATAGCCTACTAATCGAAATGGTTTCCACATATTGCAACCGTTTTTACGCCAATAAGCCTGAGCTCGCTGCTCGTCGGATCGAAGCCATTGGGTATCAGGTTGGCCACCAGCTCTCTGAACG GTACACGATGGAGAGGCCACGTTTTAGTGATCATTTAGAGGCAATCAAGTTCATCTGCAAGGACTTTTGGTCTGAACTCTTTAAGAAGCAGATAGACAACTTGAAGACAAATCATAGA GGTACCTTTGTATTGCAAGATAATCGTTTTCGTTGGCTTACACGCATGTCAATTGATCAATCACCTGAAAATGGAGCATCTGAAGAGCCTTCTATCATGGCTGATGAGAAGGCTGTGGAAAGCATGCATCTATATTTTCCATGTGGAATCATCAGGGGAGCTCTTTCAAACTTGGGAATACCTTGTGCAGTTTCCGCTGACATATCCAACCTTCCTGCAT GTTCATTTGTTATCCGAATAAAGGCTTGA